One Aureibacter tunicatorum DNA window includes the following coding sequences:
- a CDS encoding glycoside hydrolase family 2 TIM barrel-domain containing protein, whose product MHKYFFNIFILTFLIPFAYGQSNDWENPQLIGQNKLKGRSTQYSYSRSSDALSGEQARVVYLNGEWLFKYASKPSKAPKAFYKKIHNEWDKIQVPSSWELEGYGQPIYTNFVYPFAPNPPYIEEDTNGNAVGSYQKEFELPESWGDMMTTLHFGGVSSAFYVWVNGKKVGYSQGSRLPAEFEITNYLNKGKNTVSVQVYRWSDGSYLEDQDHWRLSGIHREVFIHAEPKTHIQDFFVQTKFDQNYEHAILKLRPKINTQKDYDYEGYTLTAQLFDQNKDSVLNESLAIGINDIVNEKHPFRDNVRFGLMEAQVQHPKHWTAETPYLYTLVMNLSDADGNLLESKSTKIGFREVKTSVEGELLINGRPILLYGVNRHDHHPVRGKAVNRQDMLEEVLLLKRLNFNAVRTSHYPNDPYFLDLCDEYGLYVFDEANIETHGLGSYFSNQAEWSFAMQDRIQRMVERDKNHPSIIVWSLGNESGDGPNHAAAAGWVHDYDITRLVHYEGAQGDHRHPDHVERGDAEYGKATKHILGNPSDPQYVDVLSRFYPRPEYLTELSKQDRSGRPIMMSEYAHSMGNSTGNLGEFWDIIRKDKRLIGGFLWDWRDQGLLQKTAKGEAYYAYGGDFGDKPNDSNFCLNGIIDSDLTPKAGAMECKYIFQPIEMKLEKENRIWLKNRYFHRSLEHVKMVWAVKENGKAISKGEFALPNLRANESEWIDIPCSSIKYKQDKEYFLTVRILLKDDLTWASKGHEIAHEQFLLKSMKSDSIEEKGLSPFEINEQEDNLTFESKDVSVGFDQYGNIKSYIHKGDTLINGVLKPNFWRVPTDNDEGGYQTDKKLKIWKKAIANSSKESVVIEKEKVNTGHWIVKAHQKIAKGKAELHKVYHIFSSGKIAVDLQLNIEKKLPELPKFGMQGTVGKEFEIVEWYGAGPYENYIDRCRSTVIEDYRMPLSEFAHSYERPQEYANRTQVRWLKLLNKKGKGVKFTSSDHNLQVSVWPHSQESLQSAKHPYQLDTESGYITFNLDGFHMGVGGDDSWSRLAAPLDKYKVKAEDLQYSFTIEPVK is encoded by the coding sequence ATGCATAAATATTTTTTTAACATATTTATTCTCACATTTCTTATTCCATTTGCCTATGGACAAAGCAATGATTGGGAAAATCCACAGCTTATCGGACAAAATAAGCTGAAGGGAAGGTCTACTCAATATTCTTATTCCAGATCATCCGATGCATTGAGTGGAGAACAAGCGAGAGTTGTTTATCTCAATGGTGAATGGTTGTTTAAATATGCGTCTAAGCCGAGCAAAGCCCCAAAGGCTTTCTATAAAAAGATTCATAACGAGTGGGACAAAATACAAGTGCCGTCAAGCTGGGAGCTAGAAGGATATGGACAGCCGATTTATACAAATTTTGTGTATCCATTTGCGCCAAATCCGCCATATATTGAAGAAGATACGAATGGAAATGCAGTAGGATCGTATCAGAAAGAGTTTGAGTTGCCCGAAAGTTGGGGAGACATGATGACAACACTTCACTTTGGAGGTGTGAGTTCAGCCTTTTATGTCTGGGTCAATGGCAAGAAAGTCGGCTATAGCCAAGGAAGTAGATTGCCTGCTGAGTTTGAAATAACTAATTATTTAAATAAAGGAAAAAACACGGTTTCGGTACAAGTATATCGCTGGTCAGACGGAAGTTATTTGGAAGATCAGGATCATTGGAGGTTAAGCGGTATTCATAGAGAGGTATTTATACATGCTGAGCCAAAAACTCATATTCAGGATTTCTTTGTTCAGACCAAATTTGATCAAAATTATGAACATGCAATATTGAAATTAAGACCAAAAATCAATACTCAAAAAGATTATGATTATGAAGGATACACTTTGACAGCGCAGTTATTTGATCAAAACAAAGATAGCGTGCTTAATGAGTCCTTGGCAATTGGAATAAATGATATTGTCAATGAAAAGCACCCATTTAGGGACAATGTGAGATTTGGCTTGATGGAAGCGCAAGTTCAACACCCTAAGCATTGGACTGCCGAGACTCCGTATCTTTATACATTAGTCATGAATTTATCCGATGCAGACGGAAATCTTTTAGAGTCAAAAAGCACAAAGATTGGTTTCAGAGAAGTTAAAACATCAGTTGAAGGCGAATTATTGATCAATGGAAGACCTATCTTGCTTTATGGCGTAAACCGCCATGATCATCACCCCGTAAGAGGCAAAGCAGTGAATAGGCAAGATATGCTTGAAGAGGTGTTATTGCTGAAGCGATTGAATTTTAATGCAGTGCGTACCAGCCATTATCCTAATGACCCTTATTTTTTGGATTTGTGCGATGAATATGGTTTGTATGTCTTTGACGAAGCTAATATAGAAACTCATGGCTTGGGTAGTTATTTTTCCAATCAAGCGGAATGGAGTTTTGCGATGCAGGACAGAATACAGCGCATGGTAGAAAGAGACAAAAACCATCCGTCGATTATCGTTTGGTCATTGGGAAATGAGTCAGGAGACGGACCAAATCATGCTGCGGCAGCGGGTTGGGTGCATGATTATGACATAACTCGTTTGGTTCATTATGAAGGCGCTCAGGGAGATCATCGCCATCCTGATCATGTGGAAAGAGGTGACGCTGAATACGGCAAAGCGACTAAGCATATTTTGGGGAACCCGTCAGATCCTCAGTATGTGGATGTTTTGAGCCGTTTTTATCCTAGGCCTGAATATTTGACGGAGCTTTCTAAGCAGGATCGATCAGGACGACCTATAATGATGAGCGAATATGCTCACTCGATGGGAAATTCCACTGGAAATTTGGGTGAGTTTTGGGATATTATTCGAAAAGACAAACGATTGATAGGCGGATTTTTGTGGGACTGGAGAGATCAAGGGCTCCTTCAAAAAACAGCCAAGGGAGAAGCTTATTATGCCTATGGCGGTGATTTTGGCGACAAACCCAACGACTCCAACTTTTGCTTGAATGGAATTATCGATTCAGATTTAACGCCAAAAGCCGGAGCTATGGAATGCAAGTATATCTTTCAGCCTATTGAGATGAAGTTGGAAAAGGAAAATAGAATTTGGCTGAAAAACAGATATTTTCATCGCTCATTAGAACATGTTAAAATGGTTTGGGCAGTTAAGGAAAATGGAAAGGCAATAAGCAAAGGAGAATTCGCATTGCCTAATCTTAGAGCAAATGAAAGCGAATGGATAGATATACCTTGCTCATCAATCAAGTATAAGCAGGATAAAGAGTATTTTTTGACAGTTAGAATTTTGCTTAAAGATGATTTGACTTGGGCGAGCAAAGGACATGAAATTGCTCATGAGCAATTTTTGTTGAAGTCAATGAAGAGTGATAGCATAGAAGAAAAAGGTTTGTCTCCTTTTGAAATCAATGAGCAGGAGGACAATTTGACATTTGAGTCAAAGGATGTGTCTGTTGGTTTTGATCAGTATGGAAACATCAAATCATATATTCATAAAGGCGATACGCTTATCAATGGTGTTTTGAAACCTAATTTTTGGAGAGTGCCAACAGACAACGATGAAGGAGGCTATCAAACTGATAAGAAATTGAAAATATGGAAAAAAGCAATAGCGAATAGTTCCAAAGAGTCTGTGGTCATTGAAAAGGAAAAAGTAAATACGGGACACTGGATTGTGAAAGCGCATCAAAAAATAGCTAAAGGAAAAGCCGAGCTACACAAGGTGTATCATATATTTAGTTCTGGAAAAATAGCGGTTGATCTCCAACTGAATATTGAAAAAAAGCTTCCTGAACTGCCTAAATTCGGCATGCAAGGAACTGTTGGGAAAGAGTTTGAAATAGTGGAATGGTATGGGGCAGGACCTTATGAAAATTATATTGACAGATGTCGATCAACAGTCATCGAGGATTACAGAATGCCTTTAAGTGAGTTTGCCCATTCATATGAACGACCTCAAGAGTATGCCAACAGAACTCAAGTTAGGTGGCTTAAGCTTTTAAACAAAAAAGGCAAAGGAGTGAAGTTCACTTCATCAGATCATAATTTGCAAGTTAGCGTTTGGCCTCACAGTCAAGAATCCTTGCAGTCAGCGAAACACCCTTATCAATTGGATACTGAGAGTGGTTATATTACATTTAATTTGGATGGATTTCATATGGGAGTTGGTGGCGATGATAGTTGGTCGCGTCTGGCAGCTCCGCTTGACAAATACAAAGTAAAAGCCGAGGACTTGCAGTATTCATTTACTATTGAACCTGTTAAATAA
- a CDS encoding arylsulfatase translates to MTSNILNKWLAASSCLLMASACQADKETSSSQSQQKPNIVFIFADDLGYGDVSCYNDLSDKVHTPYMDSLASEGIRFTNAHTSSSVSTPSRYSFLTGEYAWRTRLKEGVLYGFSKPLIDTAKTTLPEMLQANGYYTGMVGKWHLGVGWQAKDETKPVFPMDDIPRKLTKEQLENVALDKPVHGGPEDHGFDEAYWWAASLDMDPDVYIENTIPLEAKIVEKGNKAFIQSSFYEKKKEVMPILLDRAEKFILESAKSDDPYFLYFPLTAPHTPYAPVDEVIGSSQAGIYGDFVVQVDQTVGRIMKAVEETGEIENTIFIVSSDNGGMTKRLKSKELVDGKWKKEFTSIIETHGHYTNAHLNGQKTDLFEGGHRVPFILRWPSSVGKNQVADQTVAITDLMATFADIVGYKLNNEDSPDGTSFYEVIKDPSNAEETKDYIVYHSNDGDFAIQKDYWKLIDCDGSGGWTKTETSGAQLYNIKADIQEQNNLADQYPEKVAELKNLLEKVKLEPI, encoded by the coding sequence ATGACTTCTAATATTTTGAATAAATGGCTTGCCGCTTCTTCATGCTTGTTGATGGCATCAGCTTGCCAAGCTGATAAGGAAACTTCATCTTCTCAAAGTCAACAAAAACCCAATATAGTATTTATATTCGCTGACGATCTTGGCTATGGAGATGTGTCATGTTACAACGATTTGAGTGATAAAGTTCATACTCCATATATGGATTCGCTGGCGAGCGAGGGGATTAGGTTTACAAATGCGCATACGAGTTCTTCGGTCTCCACGCCTTCAAGATATTCGTTTCTTACAGGGGAATATGCTTGGAGAACAAGGCTTAAAGAGGGAGTGCTTTATGGTTTTAGCAAACCGTTGATTGACACCGCTAAGACAACATTGCCAGAGATGCTTCAAGCAAATGGTTATTATACAGGAATGGTTGGAAAATGGCACTTGGGGGTTGGCTGGCAGGCTAAGGATGAGACCAAGCCGGTATTTCCTATGGATGATATTCCACGGAAGTTGACTAAGGAGCAATTGGAAAATGTAGCTCTTGACAAGCCCGTGCATGGAGGTCCCGAAGATCATGGTTTTGATGAAGCTTATTGGTGGGCGGCTTCTTTGGATATGGATCCGGATGTTTATATTGAAAACACGATTCCGTTGGAGGCTAAAATTGTGGAAAAGGGGAATAAAGCTTTTATTCAGTCTTCATTTTATGAAAAAAAGAAGGAAGTTATGCCAATATTGTTGGATAGGGCGGAAAAATTCATTTTGGAATCCGCAAAATCTGATGATCCGTATTTTCTTTATTTTCCTTTGACAGCTCCCCATACTCCTTACGCTCCGGTTGATGAAGTCATTGGTAGCTCTCAAGCTGGAATTTATGGAGATTTTGTCGTTCAAGTGGATCAAACTGTTGGGAGAATAATGAAAGCAGTGGAAGAGACCGGCGAAATTGAAAACACTATTTTTATCGTTTCAAGCGATAATGGAGGCATGACCAAACGATTGAAGAGCAAAGAGTTGGTTGATGGAAAGTGGAAAAAGGAATTCACTTCAATAATTGAGACGCATGGACACTATACAAATGCACACTTAAACGGCCAAAAAACGGATCTGTTTGAAGGAGGGCATCGTGTTCCCTTTATTTTGCGATGGCCTTCATCTGTAGGCAAAAATCAAGTAGCAGATCAGACTGTTGCAATTACTGACTTGATGGCGACATTTGCTGATATTGTTGGATATAAATTAAATAATGAAGATTCACCTGACGGCACAAGCTTTTATGAAGTGATAAAAGATCCTTCAAATGCAGAAGAAACAAAGGATTATATTGTTTATCATTCAAATGATGGCGATTTCGCTATTCAAAAAGATTATTGGAAACTTATAGATTGCGATGGGTCCGGCGGGTGGACAAAGACAGAAACTTCAGGCGCTCAACTTTATAACATCAAAGCAGATATTCAAGAGCAAAATAATCTGGCGGATCAATATCCTGAAAAAGTGGCTGAATTGAAAAATCTGTTGGAAAAGGTAAAGTTAGAACCCATTTAA
- a CDS encoding outer membrane beta-barrel family protein: MNTYTFKNSPLAIAVLLFAIQLFSYDAMSQSIVNGRLLDVDSNEPVAFATIGVFDENDDTRLLSSAYSDVDGNFLLKLPESGFFTLFIQSVGYDLFRNRIQIDEGQISLKEIYLKSQSTILDEVIVEAEALDVQVTPGAMSFNPENASGDDTEQIISNLPGIDLDFDGNISLQGTEVKILVNGEDSGMDNPMQEIPKESIARIEMMSNPPVEFASSGPVLNIILKEDAKIGSNIRLGMNVSSPYRAKLYTGGTYRKGKFTLSPSFYFNKSIEKSQFDSYRTNFGERYIKQDKTQQIDNKTINSGIRTKLTLDKYNELSAFLRYTPSSVLNENDNYNIISDYNEERTWLYDNDGNTMLDRDKRNVVSDLRWKRKFKKKGRVLNVNYKWNIATMDQHQYQTNNYTYPDSSKDILRSSQQDRRIRSSHHTINAKYKHSFENKMLLTMGGIFNYKLSEEKALNQKRTNDREWIHNISKDQDTDTKYLATDLFADFSARKDKFDYSVGLRYKGGENVICQWIPEEDLFNEFKTSFSNMNTRLMLAYKFKKKRNFAFTFRNTFRPPSSRQLNPFIDDSNPLNVRKGNPDLKNTQTYFAELEYLNVGEHTTLKASLYGRKVINSVISNQWVAGDTTITSYINVDGLAAVGVNSYISGDINNLKLSGDASFTYENMPNRESAFSNSQLFYFLKANIQYKFSKSFRCSVLVRYHSAKLTNNSDIEDYATINVSLQKTFMNRKLKTYASANDIFDMVNKRGITQTDLFAKEHYSKRQTRIFTLGLTYYINGI, encoded by the coding sequence ATGAATACATACACATTCAAAAACAGCCCGTTAGCAATAGCGGTGCTGTTATTTGCTATTCAATTATTTTCTTATGATGCAATGTCGCAAAGCATAGTGAATGGCAGATTATTGGATGTGGATTCCAATGAACCGGTTGCATTTGCAACGATAGGTGTATTTGATGAAAATGACGATACTCGATTGCTTAGCTCCGCATACTCTGATGTGGATGGAAACTTTCTTCTAAAGCTTCCTGAGTCAGGGTTCTTCACACTTTTCATACAATCAGTGGGATATGATCTATTTAGAAACCGTATACAAATAGATGAAGGGCAAATTAGTCTAAAAGAGATTTATCTCAAATCCCAATCGACAATATTGGATGAAGTTATTGTCGAGGCGGAAGCTTTGGATGTGCAGGTTACGCCAGGAGCGATGAGTTTCAACCCTGAGAATGCTTCGGGAGATGATACAGAGCAAATCATATCAAACCTTCCTGGAATTGATTTGGATTTTGATGGAAATATTAGCTTGCAAGGGACTGAAGTTAAGATATTGGTCAATGGTGAAGATTCTGGCATGGATAACCCTATGCAGGAGATTCCCAAAGAATCAATTGCTCGAATTGAGATGATGAGCAACCCTCCTGTTGAATTCGCCTCTTCGGGTCCTGTATTGAATATTATTTTAAAAGAAGACGCTAAAATAGGCAGTAATATTCGATTAGGGATGAATGTCAGCAGTCCTTACAGGGCAAAGCTTTATACAGGAGGCACTTACAGAAAAGGCAAGTTTACTTTAAGCCCTTCGTTTTATTTTAATAAGTCTATAGAAAAGTCACAGTTCGACTCATATAGAACTAACTTTGGAGAAAGATATATAAAGCAAGACAAGACTCAACAAATAGATAATAAAACGATTAACTCAGGAATTCGAACGAAGTTGACTCTTGACAAATACAATGAATTATCCGCATTTTTAAGATATACGCCTTCATCTGTATTAAATGAAAATGATAACTATAATATCATAAGTGATTATAATGAAGAGAGAACATGGCTATATGACAATGACGGAAATACGATGCTGGATCGCGATAAAAGAAATGTCGTGTCTGATTTACGGTGGAAAAGAAAGTTCAAGAAAAAAGGAAGAGTGTTGAATGTCAACTATAAGTGGAATATAGCCACGATGGACCAACATCAGTACCAGACGAATAATTATACCTATCCAGACTCTAGCAAAGATATATTAAGATCTTCACAACAAGACAGGCGGATTAGATCATCGCACCATACTATTAATGCCAAATACAAGCATTCTTTTGAGAATAAAATGTTATTGACAATGGGAGGAATATTTAACTATAAACTATCTGAGGAGAAGGCGTTAAATCAAAAGCGAACAAATGATAGGGAATGGATACATAACATTTCGAAAGATCAAGACACAGACACTAAATACTTGGCGACAGACTTGTTTGCGGATTTTTCCGCGCGTAAGGACAAATTTGACTATTCGGTTGGATTGCGTTATAAAGGAGGTGAAAACGTTATTTGCCAATGGATACCTGAGGAAGATTTATTTAATGAATTTAAGACCTCGTTTTCCAATATGAACACTCGGCTGATGCTTGCTTATAAATTTAAAAAAAAACGCAATTTTGCATTCACTTTTCGCAACACATTTCGTCCTCCATCCTCTAGACAGCTTAATCCTTTTATTGATGACTCAAACCCTCTCAATGTTCGAAAGGGGAATCCTGACCTAAAGAATACCCAGACATATTTCGCTGAATTGGAATACTTGAATGTTGGAGAACATACAACTTTGAAAGCTAGCTTGTATGGCAGAAAAGTCATTAACAGCGTTATTTCAAATCAATGGGTAGCAGGCGACACTACGATTACCTCATATATAAATGTAGATGGGCTAGCTGCGGTAGGAGTAAATAGCTATATATCAGGAGATATCAACAATTTGAAGCTTTCAGGCGATGCATCATTTACATATGAAAATATGCCGAATAGAGAATCTGCTTTCTCGAATAGTCAACTATTTTATTTCCTCAAGGCGAATATTCAATATAAATTTAGCAAAAGTTTTAGATGTTCTGTTTTAGTACGGTATCATTCCGCTAAGTTGACGAATAATTCAGATATAGAGGATTATGCCACGATCAATGTAAGCTTGCAAAAGACTTTTATGAATAGAAAGCTTAAAACTTATGCGAGCGCAAATGATATTTTTGATATGGTGAATAAAAGAGGCATAACTCAAACGGATTTATTTGCCAAAGAGCATTACAGCAAAAGGCAAACTAGAATATTCACGCTTGGACTTACTTATTATATCAATGGGATATGA